A portion of the Paenibacillus hamazuiensis genome contains these proteins:
- a CDS encoding PrkA family serine protein kinase, whose amino-acid sequence MSFMEKLEGYRKKHLDLVWEGSFADYLLLVKQRPTVAALAHDRIYRMIEAAGIIDRGNGKREYTFFSKALFGLEEPIQTLVEEYFRPAAQRLDVRKRLLLLMGPVSGGKSTLVSLLKEGLAEFTRTDDGAVYAIKGCPMQEDPLHLVPHELRRDFQHEYGVKIEGDLCPVCRLRLEEEHCGRMEDMRVVRVFFSEANRTGIGTFAPSDPKSQDIADLTGSIDFSTISQYGSESDPRAYRFDGELNKANRGLMEFQEMLKCDEKFLWNLLSLTQEGNFKAGRFALISADELIVAHTNETEYRAFISNKKNEALHSRMIVMRIPYNLKVSQEERIYGKLIEASDIRGVHLAPKALWTAAVFSILSRLAEPKKMGIDLVKKMYAYDGVSTDGLKSGDVDELRKEYPDEGMSGVDPRYVINRISSALIRGDKTCINALDVLRSLKEGLDQHASISKEERERLLGLITIARKEYDHSAKTEIQRAFVYSFEESAHTMLNNYLDNVEAYCNGFKMKDPITEEEHDPDEKLMRSIEEQIGITENQKRAFREEILIKISSLARKGKTFEYTSHEKLKEAIEMKLFADLKDVVKITTSSSHPDETQLKRMNEVSKRLIEHHGYCAVCANELMKYVGSLLNR is encoded by the coding sequence ATGTCGTTCATGGAAAAACTCGAAGGTTACCGGAAAAAACATCTCGATTTGGTGTGGGAAGGCTCGTTCGCCGATTATTTGCTCCTGGTCAAGCAGCGGCCGACTGTGGCGGCGCTCGCCCACGACCGGATTTATCGCATGATCGAAGCCGCCGGCATTATCGATCGCGGCAACGGGAAACGCGAGTATACGTTTTTCAGCAAAGCGCTGTTCGGTCTTGAAGAGCCGATTCAGACGCTGGTCGAGGAATATTTCCGCCCGGCGGCTCAGCGGCTGGACGTGCGCAAGCGGCTGCTGCTCTTGATGGGCCCGGTGAGCGGCGGCAAGTCGACGCTGGTCAGTCTGCTCAAGGAAGGGCTGGCCGAGTTTACCCGCACCGACGACGGCGCCGTATATGCGATCAAGGGCTGCCCGATGCAGGAGGACCCGCTTCATCTTGTCCCGCATGAGCTGCGGCGCGATTTTCAGCACGAATACGGCGTGAAGATCGAAGGCGATTTGTGCCCGGTGTGCCGGCTGCGTTTGGAGGAGGAGCACTGCGGGCGTATGGAGGATATGCGCGTCGTACGGGTATTCTTCTCCGAGGCAAACCGCACCGGCATCGGCACATTTGCGCCGTCCGATCCGAAATCGCAGGACATCGCCGACTTGACCGGAAGCATCGACTTCTCGACGATTTCCCAGTACGGCTCGGAATCCGATCCGCGGGCGTACCGGTTCGACGGCGAGCTGAATAAGGCGAACCGCGGTTTAATGGAATTTCAGGAGATGCTGAAGTGCGATGAGAAATTTTTGTGGAACCTGCTGTCGTTGACTCAGGAGGGCAATTTTAAAGCGGGGCGTTTTGCGCTCATCAGCGCCGACGAGCTGATCGTCGCCCATACGAACGAAACGGAGTACCGCGCTTTTATTTCCAATAAAAAGAACGAAGCGCTCCATTCGCGGATGATCGTGATGCGCATCCCGTACAATTTGAAGGTCAGCCAGGAGGAGCGCATTTACGGCAAGCTCATCGAAGCGTCCGACATTCGCGGCGTGCATCTTGCCCCGAAGGCGCTTTGGACGGCGGCCGTCTTCAGCATCCTGTCGCGTCTGGCGGAGCCGAAGAAAATGGGCATCGACCTTGTCAAAAAAATGTATGCCTACGACGGCGTCAGCACCGACGGGCTCAAGAGCGGCGATGTGGACGAGCTGCGGAAGGAATATCCCGACGAGGGCATGTCCGGCGTCGATCCGCGCTACGTCATCAACCGGATCTCGTCGGCTCTCATCCGCGGCGATAAAACGTGCATCAACGCGCTTGACGTGCTGCGTTCGCTGAAGGAAGGGCTCGACCAGCACGCCTCGATCTCGAAGGAGGAGCGGGAGCGGCTGCTCGGCCTCATCACGATCGCCCGCAAGGAATACGACCACTCCGCCAAGACGGAAATTCAGCGGGCTTTCGTATATTCGTTCGAGGAGTCGGCGCATACGATGCTGAACAACTATTTGGACAATGTCGAGGCGTACTGCAACGGCTTCAAGATGAAGGACCCAATTACCGAGGAGGAGCACGATCCGGACGAGAAGCTGATGCGTTCCATCGAAGAGCAGATCGGCATTACGGAAAACCAGAAGCGGGCGTTCCGCGAAGAAATTTTGATCAAAATTTCCAGCTTGGCGCGCAAAGGCAAAACGTTCGAATATACGTCGCACGAAAAGCTGAAGGAAGCGATCGAGATGAAGCTGTTCGCGGATTTGAAGGATGTCGTGAAAATTACGACATCGTCCTCGCACCCCGATGAAACGCAGCTCAAACGCATGAACGAGGTGTCGAAGCGGCTTATCGAACATCACGGTTACTGCGCCGTCTGCGCGAACGAGCTGATGAAATACGTAGGCAGCCTGCTGAACCGCTAG
- the yhbH gene encoding sporulation protein YhbH, with protein MNKPMFILSHDDWSLHRKGELDQERHKRKVKEAIKQNLADLVSEESIIVPQGDKVVKVPVRSLDEPKFRFDYANQNQVGQGGGGTKPGDVLGRAPEDGQGDGPGKGKQAGDQAGVDYYEAEVTIDELAEIIFEDLQLPRLKPKSYPDMTVDDIHWSDVRRKGMMGNVDKRRTLLESIKRQAMSGEAGGAAAGSIHNDDLRFKTWDDIRKPQSSAVVLAMMDTSGSMGTFEKYIARSFFFWMTRFLRSKYEFVDIRFLAHHTEAKEVSEDEFFHRGESGGTRCSSVYELAHKLVDERFHPQRHNVYAFHFSDGDNFDADNALAVRLATELAERINMLGYGEIRTSPYGSNRLWEALDGIRHPAFVRTLLREKSDVLKTLQAFFRDEIAG; from the coding sequence ATGAACAAGCCGATGTTTATTTTATCGCACGACGACTGGTCGCTTCATCGCAAAGGCGAGCTCGATCAGGAACGCCACAAACGCAAAGTGAAGGAAGCGATCAAGCAAAATTTGGCCGACCTCGTCAGCGAAGAATCGATCATCGTGCCGCAGGGCGACAAAGTCGTCAAGGTGCCGGTACGCAGCCTGGACGAGCCCAAGTTCCGATTCGACTACGCGAACCAAAACCAGGTCGGGCAGGGCGGCGGCGGAACGAAGCCGGGCGATGTGCTCGGCCGGGCTCCGGAAGACGGGCAAGGCGACGGACCGGGCAAAGGCAAGCAGGCCGGTGATCAGGCGGGCGTCGATTATTACGAGGCCGAGGTGACGATCGACGAGCTTGCGGAGATCATTTTCGAGGATTTGCAGCTGCCCCGGCTGAAGCCGAAAAGCTACCCCGACATGACGGTGGACGATATCCACTGGAGCGATGTGCGCCGCAAAGGCATGATGGGCAATGTGGACAAGCGGCGCACCCTGCTGGAGTCGATCAAACGGCAGGCGATGTCCGGTGAGGCGGGCGGCGCAGCGGCCGGTTCGATCCATAACGACGATCTGCGCTTCAAGACGTGGGACGACATCCGCAAGCCTCAGTCGTCCGCTGTCGTGCTGGCGATGATGGACACGTCCGGCTCCATGGGGACGTTCGAGAAATATATCGCGCGCAGCTTTTTTTTCTGGATGACGCGTTTTTTGCGGTCGAAATACGAATTTGTCGACATCCGCTTTCTGGCCCATCATACGGAGGCGAAGGAAGTGAGCGAGGACGAGTTTTTCCATAGGGGAGAAAGCGGCGGAACCCGCTGCTCGTCGGTGTATGAGCTTGCGCACAAGCTGGTGGACGAGCGGTTTCATCCGCAGCGGCATAACGTGTACGCGTTCCATTTTTCCGACGGCGATAATTTCGATGCGGACAACGCGCTTGCGGTACGGCTCGCGACCGAGCTGGCGGAGAGGATCAATATGCTCGGCTACGGGGAAATACGCACGTCTCCGTACGGCAGCAATCGGCTTTGGGAAGCGCTCGACGGCATCCGGCATCCGGCGTTCGTGCGGACGCTGCTGCGCGAGAAAAGCGACGTGCTTAAAACGCTGCAAGCTTTTTTTCGGGATGAGATTGCGGGGTAA
- a CDS encoding SpoVR family protein: MFDTDYEKLEKAIETLHQMGAERGLDYFPMRYEICPAEVLYSIGAYGMPTRFAHWSFGKAYQRMKSEYDMGLSRIYELVINSDPCYAFLLDSNSLLQNKLIVAHVLGHSDFFKNNAMFAATDRDMVSRMALFADRVGEFEHRYGPDAVESFLDAGLAIQEHVDPYIRAGRARGYVEAEGGDKDVIGFIARESRVLEDWQREILYMLRAEMLYFWPQMETKILNEGWASYWHLRLMEQLELEEAEIIEFAKMNAGVVQPGQGRLNPYYLGLRMLQHIERKQGIEALFEIRETDSDASFVRNYLTQELVTDMDLFLFRRESGVYKVTATDVEQVRDQLVRSRTNGGFPYITAKDGDFHSRGELLLVHRFEGLELDRKYIERTLPLVFKLWGRPVHLETNAGGKPITYAWDGRQLSA; the protein is encoded by the coding sequence GTGTTCGATACGGACTATGAAAAGCTGGAAAAGGCAATTGAAACTTTACACCAAATGGGTGCGGAACGAGGTTTGGATTATTTTCCGATGCGATATGAGATATGTCCGGCCGAAGTGCTATACTCCATCGGCGCTTACGGGATGCCGACGAGGTTTGCGCATTGGAGCTTCGGCAAAGCATATCAGCGGATGAAGTCGGAGTACGACATGGGGCTGAGCCGCATTTACGAGCTGGTCATTAACTCGGATCCGTGTTATGCGTTTTTGCTGGACTCCAATTCGCTGCTGCAAAATAAGCTGATCGTCGCTCATGTGCTCGGCCACAGCGATTTTTTCAAAAACAATGCGATGTTTGCCGCGACCGACCGCGATATGGTGAGCCGGATGGCATTGTTTGCCGATCGGGTGGGAGAATTCGAGCACCGGTACGGTCCGGACGCTGTGGAGTCGTTTCTCGATGCGGGACTGGCCATTCAGGAGCATGTCGATCCGTACATTCGTGCCGGCCGGGCGCGCGGTTACGTGGAGGCGGAAGGCGGCGACAAGGACGTCATCGGCTTCATCGCCCGCGAATCGCGGGTTTTGGAAGATTGGCAGCGGGAAATTTTGTACATGCTGCGGGCGGAGATGCTGTATTTCTGGCCGCAGATGGAAACGAAAATTTTGAACGAAGGCTGGGCGTCATATTGGCATTTGCGGCTGATGGAGCAGTTGGAGCTGGAAGAAGCCGAAATTATCGAATTTGCCAAAATGAACGCCGGCGTCGTTCAGCCCGGCCAAGGACGGCTGAATCCGTATTATCTGGGGCTGCGCATGCTGCAGCATATCGAGCGGAAACAAGGGATAGAGGCGCTGTTTGAAATTCGCGAGACCGATTCGGATGCCTCGTTCGTGCGTAATTATTTGACGCAGGAGCTCGTCACGGACATGGATCTGTTCCTTTTCCGGCGCGAAAGCGGAGTGTATAAAGTCACGGCGACCGATGTGGAGCAGGTTCGCGACCAGCTCGTGCGTTCCCGCACGAACGGCGGATTTCCATATATCACGGCCAAGGACGGAGATTTCCACAGTCGCGGAGAGCTGCTGCTGGTGCACCGTTTCGAGGGGCTGGAGCTGGACCGCAAATACATCGAGCGGACGCTTCCGCTCGTATTCAAGTTATGGGGCCGCCCCGTACACCTCGAAACGAATGCCGGCGGCAAGCCGATCACTTACGCCTGGGACGGCAGGCAGCTTTCGGCGTGA
- a CDS encoding GNAT family N-acetyltransferase has translation MQIIETNRLRLRNFSATDAQGFLEYAANPRANCFLGDKVSTLEDAVLKIQERSYDDSYLAVCLKESNALIGELFYLQEEPDTFSIGWNFNAKYEGMGYASESAEAFFWYLFTQKEARRLYAYVEDDNVRSQKLCEKLGMRKEGCFVEFISFTKYEDGTPKYENTFQYALLKREWLGRVQTRI, from the coding sequence ATGCAAATCATTGAAACCAATCGATTGAGGTTACGAAATTTTTCTGCGACAGATGCTCAAGGATTTTTGGAATATGCGGCTAATCCCAGAGCGAACTGCTTCCTTGGCGATAAAGTTTCGACATTGGAAGATGCCGTTTTAAAGATTCAGGAAAGAAGTTATGATGACTCCTATCTTGCAGTCTGCTTGAAAGAGAGCAATGCGCTAATAGGAGAACTATTTTATCTGCAAGAAGAGCCTGATACGTTTAGCATTGGATGGAACTTCAATGCCAAATATGAAGGAATGGGATATGCTAGTGAAAGCGCGGAAGCCTTCTTCTGGTATCTGTTTACGCAAAAAGAAGCCCGAAGGCTGTATGCGTATGTCGAGGATGATAACGTTAGGTCACAAAAGCTATGTGAAAAATTAGGCATGCGTAAAGAAGGCTGTTTTGTAGAATTTATTTCTTTCACTAAGTACGAGGATGGGACACCCAAATATGAAAACACCTTCCAATATGCATTATTAAAAAGAGAGTGGCTCGGAAGGGTTCAAACTCGAATTTGA
- a CDS encoding TVP38/TMEM64 family protein, giving the protein MTQIRKDHLLKIILLLLAISSIFLFIRYAPAILELLSSMDKFRDFIRSSGNWGPVMFILFQMLQIVVAPIPGEVIQVAGGYIYGISLGTLYTTIGTLLGAALAFYFTRFIGRSWIERLLEKKNYKWMSVLKNEKKLSVFLFIFFIIPGLPKDLLIYLAALTPIRSLRFFTLLLIGRLPWLIASVVIGTTIHQEQYGVAILITIISILAFIIGYFYKDKWIELFSKSEKDEGKL; this is encoded by the coding sequence ATGACACAAATAAGAAAAGACCACCTGCTAAAAATAATTTTACTCTTATTAGCCATTTCGTCGATTTTTCTATTTATACGGTATGCCCCTGCTATTCTTGAACTATTATCATCCATGGATAAATTCAGAGATTTTATTCGATCCTCAGGGAACTGGGGCCCTGTAATGTTTATTCTTTTCCAAATGCTTCAGATAGTGGTCGCTCCTATTCCAGGAGAAGTTATTCAAGTTGCAGGGGGATACATTTATGGTATAAGTCTTGGAACACTCTATACGACAATTGGCACGTTGTTAGGCGCAGCATTGGCTTTTTACTTCACTCGTTTTATCGGACGTTCTTGGATTGAACGCTTACTAGAAAAAAAGAATTACAAGTGGATGTCTGTTTTGAAAAATGAAAAAAAGCTATCTGTATTTTTATTTATCTTTTTCATTATTCCCGGCTTGCCAAAAGATCTACTGATATATCTTGCAGCCCTAACACCAATCCGTTCTTTACGTTTCTTCACTTTGCTTCTTATTGGTCGTCTACCATGGTTAATAGCCTCCGTTGTTATTGGAACCACCATTCATCAAGAACAATATGGGGTCGCCATCCTGATAACCATTATCTCTATTCTTGCTTTCATTATCGGGTACTTTTACAAGGATAAATGGATTGAACTATTTTCAAAATCGGAGAAGGATGAAGGAAAATTGTAG
- a CDS encoding ABC transporter ATP-binding protein, with protein sequence MSDSTNYGKTLMRLLAYFRYFKFSSCLVLLFVLISAAVSVSSAAFLRLLIDDFIVPLLGDQHPVFDALLQALTILAVIYAAGVISTFVSKRLMITISQQIMKKIRDHLFGNMQRLPIKYFDRKAHGDLMSHYTNDVDTLNMMLTDGLPQLLSTTVTLLVALGTMLYLDVPLTIVVVMGSVVMLWVTKIVATKATLHFFRQQESLGVVDGYMEEMIHGQKVVQVFSREDKAMEQFSRYNEELFKDSAAANKYSNILMPINENLATFIYVLVAIVGGAMAISGWNTGLTLGSIAAFLSLSRNFTMPIAEISSQMNMFVVALAGAQRIFNLMDESPEEDEGRVTLEKNQHHTGWSWKLEDGSVVALQGKVEFRQVTFSYDGKKQVLQDLTLYAKPGQKLAFVGATGAGKTTVANLLNRFYEITEGEILYDGINIQRIRKADLRRSLGIVLQDTHLFSGSVADNIRYGRLEASDEEVIQAAKLSHAASFIERLPDGYHTRLDGSGNELSQGQSQLLAIARAAIANPPVMILDEATSSIDTRTEALVQSGMDNLMDGRTVFVIAHRLSTVRNSDAILVMERGRIKEHGNHDQLIDQRGYYHQLYTGVFEWE encoded by the coding sequence ATGTCGGACAGCACGAATTACGGTAAAACCCTTATGCGGCTACTTGCCTACTTCAGGTATTTCAAATTCAGCTCTTGCCTGGTATTGCTGTTCGTACTGATTAGCGCCGCCGTATCGGTCTCTTCTGCCGCATTTTTAAGACTGCTTATTGATGACTTTATTGTGCCTTTGCTGGGTGATCAACATCCGGTGTTTGATGCCTTGCTGCAGGCTTTAACGATTCTTGCCGTGATCTATGCTGCCGGGGTCATCAGCACGTTTGTCTCCAAGAGATTGATGATTACGATCTCACAGCAAATCATGAAAAAAATTCGTGACCATTTGTTCGGAAACATGCAAAGGCTTCCCATTAAGTATTTTGACCGAAAAGCACATGGCGATTTGATGAGTCACTATACGAATGATGTAGATACGCTTAACATGATGCTTACTGACGGATTGCCACAATTGCTATCCACCACTGTGACCCTTTTAGTGGCGCTTGGGACGATGCTTTATCTCGATGTACCGTTAACGATTGTAGTGGTAATGGGATCAGTTGTAATGTTATGGGTGACCAAGATAGTGGCCACAAAAGCAACCCTGCACTTTTTCCGGCAGCAGGAATCGCTTGGCGTTGTAGATGGTTATATGGAGGAAATGATACATGGTCAAAAGGTTGTGCAAGTGTTCAGTCGCGAGGATAAAGCGATGGAACAATTTTCTCGATATAACGAGGAATTGTTTAAAGACTCAGCTGCAGCAAACAAATATTCAAACATCCTGATGCCTATTAATGAAAATCTTGCAACCTTCATCTACGTGCTGGTTGCCATTGTTGGCGGAGCTATGGCGATATCCGGCTGGAATACAGGCTTGACACTGGGGAGCATCGCCGCCTTTCTAAGCTTGTCCAGAAATTTCACTATGCCGATCGCCGAAATCTCCTCGCAGATGAATATGTTTGTGGTGGCCCTTGCGGGAGCGCAACGGATTTTCAATTTGATGGATGAAAGTCCCGAAGAGGATGAGGGACGCGTGACGCTGGAAAAAAATCAACATCATACCGGATGGTCATGGAAGCTGGAAGACGGTTCCGTTGTCGCATTGCAGGGAAAAGTGGAGTTCAGGCAAGTAACCTTTTCATATGACGGCAAAAAGCAGGTGCTTCAGGATCTGACACTTTATGCTAAACCCGGACAAAAACTTGCTTTTGTAGGTGCTACTGGTGCTGGAAAAACCACTGTCGCCAACCTGCTGAACCGCTTCTACGAAATTACAGAGGGTGAAATCCTTTATGATGGCATCAATATTCAACGCATTCGAAAGGCTGATTTACGCCGCTCACTAGGAATTGTGTTGCAGGATACTCATCTTTTTTCCGGGAGTGTGGCCGATAACATTCGTTACGGTCGCTTGGAAGCGAGTGATGAGGAGGTTATACAAGCGGCCAAGCTGTCTCATGCGGCCAGCTTCATTGAACGCTTGCCGGATGGATATCATACCCGACTGGACGGCAGCGGGAACGAACTTTCCCAGGGTCAGAGCCAATTGCTGGCCATCGCCAGGGCGGCTATTGCTAACCCGCCTGTGATGATTTTAGATGAAGCAACATCATCCATTGATACACGAACGGAAGCGCTCGTGCAATCCGGAATGGATAACCTGATGGATGGCAGAACGGTATTTGTGATCGCTCACCGTTTGTCCACCGTACGAAATTCGGATGCGATACTGGTGATGGAACGAGGCCGAATTAAGGAACACGGTAACCACGATCAATTGATAGATCAAAGAGGGTATTATCACCAATTGTACACAGGAGTATTTGAATGGGAGTAA
- a CDS encoding ABC transporter ATP-binding protein: protein MLRKLLQSVREFKKDTWLTFLFLLGEVAMEVTIPWLMAELIDKGISGGNMSPIAKYGLILLLFALISLVFGALAGKHSAIAMAGFGKNLRHDLFRHVQRLSYSNMDKFSSSGIVTRLTTDITHVQSAFLMIIRIAFRSPVMMMFATVMTFQISPTIAVWFLVVIPVLAVGVLLIMKYSFPIFERAFGSYDELNKVVQENVRGMRVVKSYVREDHEISKFQAISQKIFKQMVKAERMLSYELPLMQVVLYTVMLLISWIGAKLVVSGTMTTGELTSVFAYSMQILMSLMTLGIVVIVIAIARASAGRIYDLLNEQPDITSPKSPVTELHTGDVEFRNVSFRYSTKAEKYALSGINLRIHSGQTIGIIGGAGSAKSTLVHLIPRLYDASDGEVLVSGTNVKQYDLRVLRNQVAMVVQKNVLFEGSIKENLRWGNESATDEELIEACKAAQAHDFILALPNGYDTHLTQGGSNVSGGQKQRLCIARALLKNPKILILDDSTSAVDTRTDAMIRNVFKESIPDITKIIIAQRIASVEEADQIILLDEGHIVDIGSHRELMSRSAIFQEIYNTQTKGVEEDVGQHELR from the coding sequence ATGTTGAGAAAATTGCTCCAAAGTGTGAGGGAATTCAAAAAAGATACATGGCTGACTTTCTTGTTTTTGCTTGGCGAGGTTGCTATGGAGGTCACGATTCCATGGTTGATGGCGGAATTAATCGATAAGGGAATTAGTGGAGGAAATATGAGCCCGATAGCTAAATATGGCTTAATTCTGTTGCTATTTGCGCTGATATCGCTTGTGTTTGGCGCACTCGCTGGCAAACACTCCGCAATCGCCATGGCTGGATTTGGTAAAAATCTACGTCATGATCTGTTTCGTCATGTTCAGCGGTTATCCTATTCCAATATGGATAAATTTTCATCCTCCGGCATCGTAACAAGGCTGACGACCGACATTACGCATGTGCAAAGCGCCTTTTTGATGATCATAAGGATTGCCTTTCGCAGCCCGGTTATGATGATGTTTGCAACCGTAATGACCTTTCAAATCAGCCCAACCATTGCCGTATGGTTTTTAGTCGTCATTCCTGTTCTTGCGGTGGGGGTGTTACTCATTATGAAGTATTCGTTCCCTATCTTCGAACGCGCCTTTGGCAGCTATGATGAATTAAATAAAGTTGTCCAGGAAAATGTCCGAGGGATGCGCGTCGTCAAATCCTATGTTCGGGAAGATCACGAGATTTCAAAGTTTCAGGCCATATCCCAAAAGATATTCAAGCAAATGGTCAAAGCGGAACGCATGCTATCTTACGAGCTTCCACTTATGCAAGTCGTTCTATATACCGTAATGCTGCTCATTTCATGGATTGGAGCCAAGCTGGTTGTCAGCGGCACAATGACGACCGGAGAGCTGACGAGCGTATTTGCTTACTCCATGCAGATTCTGATGAGCTTGATGACCCTTGGTATCGTGGTCATCGTGATCGCCATTGCCCGTGCTTCCGCAGGGCGAATCTATGACTTATTGAACGAACAGCCTGACATTACGAGTCCAAAATCGCCAGTAACGGAATTGCACACGGGAGATGTGGAATTTCGCAACGTTTCGTTTCGTTACTCAACCAAAGCGGAGAAATACGCATTATCCGGCATTAATCTTCGAATCCACTCGGGACAAACCATCGGTATCATTGGAGGAGCCGGCAGCGCAAAATCGACGCTTGTACACTTGATCCCACGCCTCTATGACGCAAGCGATGGCGAGGTGCTCGTTAGCGGAACGAATGTGAAACAGTACGATCTACGCGTCCTCAGAAACCAAGTTGCGATGGTGGTGCAAAAAAATGTTTTATTCGAAGGCTCCATTAAGGAAAACCTTCGTTGGGGCAATGAATCGGCTACCGACGAGGAGTTGATTGAAGCATGCAAAGCAGCCCAGGCCCATGACTTTATCTTGGCTCTTCCTAACGGATATGATACTCACCTGACTCAAGGAGGAAGCAACGTTTCCGGAGGTCAGAAGCAGCGGCTTTGTATTGCAAGAGCCTTGCTTAAAAATCCCAAAATTCTTATCCTGGATGATTCGACCAGCGCTGTCGATACACGAACGGATGCAATGATTCGGAATGTCTTCAAGGAAAGCATCCCCGACATAACCAAAATCATCATTGCACAACGCATCGCTTCCGTCGAGGAAGCAGATCAAATTATCCTGCTGGACGAAGGCCATATAGTGGATATAGGCTCTCACCGGGAACTCATGAGCAGAAGTGCGATTTTTCAGGAGATTTATAATACGCAAACAAAGGGGGTTGAAGAAGATGTCGGACAGCACGAATTACGGTAA
- a CDS encoding MerR family transcriptional regulator, which produces MHQSDMMSISDFSKMSDIPRKTLIYYDRIGLFKPAFVADNGYRYYHRSQLDTIGMIHVFKEFGMSLEEIREHQSRRTPANTLEFLRKQGEVVQLQMAKLERTRQMISMQAERIEHSIHVDTSRMKVIRQARIPLLLSCRVHASKEQIPEYLWDDFQMRLERENAPIGYPNGVIVKKEDLLKKDGDMVSHMFSRMTTHSEEQQYMPEGFYLVSYTKADYGDTDKIYPQIFDYIEKNQYVVIGDAYEEYLQDEVSLQNPEEYLVRIMVHIKEPSNVSI; this is translated from the coding sequence ATGCATCAATCCGATATGATGTCCATTAGTGATTTTTCCAAAATGTCAGATATTCCACGCAAAACGCTGATTTACTATGATCGTATTGGACTATTCAAGCCGGCATTTGTTGCCGACAACGGGTATCGCTATTACCATCGCAGCCAGTTGGATACTATCGGTATGATTCATGTCTTCAAGGAGTTTGGTATGTCGCTTGAGGAAATTCGGGAGCATCAGAGCCGTCGAACCCCTGCCAATACACTTGAATTTCTACGAAAACAGGGAGAGGTTGTCCAATTGCAGATGGCGAAGCTTGAACGGACCCGGCAAATGATCAGCATGCAAGCAGAGAGGATTGAACATTCGATTCATGTAGACACAAGCCGTATGAAGGTGATCCGGCAAGCCAGGATTCCTTTGCTGTTGAGTTGCCGCGTACATGCATCCAAGGAGCAAATTCCCGAATATCTCTGGGATGATTTTCAAATGCGTCTGGAGAGAGAGAATGCACCCATCGGATATCCGAACGGCGTTATTGTTAAGAAGGAGGATTTACTGAAGAAAGACGGAGATATGGTGTCCCATATGTTTAGTCGCATGACCACTCATTCAGAAGAGCAACAATATATGCCGGAGGGATTTTACTTGGTTTCGTACACCAAGGCGGATTATGGGGATACGGATAAAATTTATCCGCAAATTTTTGATTACATAGAGAAGAATCAATATGTAGTCATTGGTGATGCTTACGAGGAGTACTTGCAGGATGAGGTGTCGCTACAAAATCCGGAAGAGTACCTGGTCAGAATTATGGTGCATATTAAGGAACCATCCAACGTTAGTATTTGA